Within the Borrelia parkeri genome, the region TTAGGTTCCATAAATTTCTCCTTTAAATTCTAATTCATTCCTACACTTATTGACAGTTCTTTTTGAAATGGTGATTCCTTTAGATTTTAGTATATCAGAAATTTGATTATCTACCATATTTTTATTTTGTTACAATGTTTTCTTTATTATTAGTTTAATGCTTGATTTTGAAAATTCATTTGTTTTAGCATTTCTGACTGAATTAAATAGTTTGCTAATTGAGATTGTGCCCCAGTTAAATTTTAAGTATTTATTTTTTTATTGTTCTTGATATAATTGATTTTGATAGATTAATTTTTTCAGATATATCAGCTAATTTTATTAATCTTAACTCCTTAAAGCTTCTTCGTAGGAATTCTTTTTGCAGTGTATATGTTGCTATTCTTATTTAGTTAGTATTTTATCTATTTATTTTAAAGATTCAATTAACCATTTTGATTGTTTATATTTTTTCAAATCTTTAACTTCTTTTTTAAAATATTGACTTTTTTAATTTTTATCCTCAGTTTATTGTCTTTACTTATAACAATTGTATCTGGTTCAATATAGTCATTTGTATTATTTTTGTCTTTAAACTTGAATGTGATATTGGGGTTAAGCTTAAGTTGAATTGTGTCAAGAGCATCGTTTAAATTTTGAGTGCTGATATTAAGCTTTTCTTTTAGCTTATTTTGAATAGTTTTAAGTAAATCTGCTCTTTCAAAAATTTTAATTGTATTTGTATCTAATTTATGATATTTTGCTTGTAATATTAATGATTTTATGATGTTAGATATACCAATTTCTATTGGATTAAATTGTTGAATTAGTTTAATCATTTTATTTACTTGATGCTAAGATTCTTTTTTGAAGAAGTCATAAGGGTTGATTATATAAAATATTTTGCTGTTTAGATTATTTATTATGATTGCTCCTATGTTAATCTCAGCTTCACTGAGTCTTTGAATTTGTAGTTGTAGTAAGCGATGTTCTTTAAGAGAAAGTTTTGGTGATGTTTTAGCCGGTGCAATTTCATATTGTGCTTTATTGTTATCATTTTTGTAGAAAATTTTTCTAAATTTATAAGTTTTTAGTGTCTCAAAAACTATTTTTGAATCTACTTAAAGGCATTCGTTATTTTCAATTTCGTCTAATATAATTTTTATTAATTCTTGTTTGTCAAGATCTAGAATTTTGATTATATTAATTTGTGTTAATTTTAAGTTTTGTTTAAGCATCTTTACATAAAAATATATAATATTCCACTAGATATGATTAGTATTGCAGGAGTGATGTTTTTGTAAAATAATAAAATTATTAAGTTTAATCCTGCAAGTGCAAAGCTTTTTAAAAATTCTGTACCATTGTAGTTTATTTTTAAAAATATACTTTCAAATAGAATAATTATTGTCATTATCCATAATGCTATAATTACAGGTCTTAAGCTTTTAAGGTAATAATTTAAGAAATTTATCTTATGTAGTGTTAATGTTATAAAGGTAATAATTAATATGGGAGCCGTTATTAGAGCTATTGTGGCAATTATTGCACCAGTAATACCAGCTACTTTGGTGCCAACATATGTTGCTATATTGGTAGCAACAGGACCTGGAGTAATTCTAGATATTGTAATGATATTGATGAATTCTTCTTTTGTTATCCATCCCTTATTATCAATGATTTCTTTATGGATAATCGTTGCAATTCCGTTTCCTCCACCGAAATTTAAAATTCCTATTTTGAAAAATGTAATGAATAGATTTATTAGGATCAAATTTATACCTTTTTTTGAAAGAATATTTTTTGTATTGTATATGTTAGAGAACATATGCATAAAACCGTTATCAGTATATATGATATATCTATATGAAACTTATATAGTGTATATGTTATTAATAAGCATGTTATCCATTTTTTTATTGATTGCTTTAGCATTTTTTTTGAAAATTCAAGTATGATTATTGACATTATTATTGTTGATGATATTTTTGCACCTTCAAGGAATTTTTGAGCGTAGATGTTATTTGAGTTTAAATTTACATAAAGGGCTATCATTGTAATTACGAATATGGATGGTAGGATTCCAGCGATAGTTAACATAATTGCCCCTTTAAATCCTTTAAGTTTTTTACCAATTAAGAATGCAAAATTGATTGCTGTTACCCCTGGAACTACGTTTGATGTTGCAAGTATTTCATTAAACTCTTTATCAGATATTAGCTTTTTTTTATTGACAATTATTTTTTTAAGTTCAGATATTATTAATAATCCCCCACCAATTGTGATTGTCGTTATTTTTAGTACAAGATAAAATAATGTTAGTAATTCATATGCTGTTTCTTTTGTTTTATCCATGCATCTTTTATCCTAATTTTAAAGAGTATGTGGATTAAATTACATTGTATCACAGTAACTATGTAATATTTATTAGTATAAGTGCTTTTGTATATTAATTTTTTGTTTTAGTGATAGGTCTTTTAAAGATTGTATTTTTCTTTTATTTTTTTGTACTATAACCATAGTAGCTTATGGATAAACAGTCAAAAACGTTAAGTGTCTTTAGAGAAATATTTGTTTTTCAGGATTATGTCAATGAAATTTTTGAAATGGTAATAGTTTATGGATTAAAGGTTCTTGTAGCTCTGGTAGTATGGTGTGTTTCAAGGTTTTTTGTCAAAAGGGTAGGGAGGCTTTTCTTTAGTGCTTTTGAAAAATCTAAGTTAGAGACAAAATTAGATTCTACTATTCTTAATTTTTTTAAGTCATTTTTTAAAGTGATGATGGATATGGTATTAATTTTGATGATTTTACCTTATCTTGGTGTTTCTACAACTTCTATTTTTGCTATATTTGGATCTCTAGGTCTTGCGGTTGGTCTTGCTGCTCAAGGGATTTTATCTGACTTTGTTAGCGGTTTTGTTGTTTTAAATTCCAGTTTTTTTAAAATTGGTGATTACATTAGCTGTGATGATGTTGAGGGTGAAGTAAATGATATCCATATATTTTTTACTACACTTAAAACTGTAGATGGTAAAATTATTAAGATTCCAAATAGTAAGTTTACAGATACATCGGTTACTAATTTTTCTACAAATCCTGAAAGGAGGATTGCATTCGATTTTCAGGTACCTTATGACACAGATATTGGTTCTCTTAAAAGTAGAATAGAAAATTTGGTATTTTCCTTTAATAAGGAACAATATAGTATTAAGAAGCCTAGTGTTGTTGTAAAGGAATATACCCCTTATTACATAGTCATGCAAGTGAGATCTTTTGTAAAAACCGAGTTTTTTTGGGATTTTCAATATTTCATAGCAGAAAATATTAAAAATGTTTTAGATGATATGGGAATAAAATTCCCCATTCATAACGTGGATTTTAGCAAATTACGTTAATATTTTTTATTTTTAATGATTTCAAAATAATACTGTTCAATTTTTTCTACAAAAAATGAGCTTGAAAACATCATAGATGTCTCTTCTGTATTTTTTTTTAAAGTTTGTAATTTTTCTTCATTTTCTATTATTTCTTTTATGTATTTGTACAAATCCTCATAATCATCTATTAAGAATCCATTTTTTCCTTGCTGAATTACATCTTTGTATATTATGTCATTAATAAGTACCGCAGGTATGCCAGCCGTTAATGCCTCAATTGTTGTCATTGGATATACTTCGCTTCTTGATAGACTTGCAAATACATCAGATATTTTATAATAGTAATACATTTCTTCCCATGGGATTGTTCCAATGAGTATTATTTGTTTTTCAAGTTTATATTGCTTTCTAAATCGTCTTACCTTCGTTTCTTCTTTTCCCTTTCCTATGAGAATGAGCTTGCAATTTTTGTTCTCAATTAGAAGTTTTTTTAAATGTTTTATTAATAAGCATATATTTTTTTCTTCATTTATTCTTCCAACAAAGATTATGATTTTATCGTTTTTACTTATTCCATGTTTGGTTAAAATCTCTTGTTTTTTTTCTTGGCTTAGGTTTTTTATGAAAATTTTTCTGTCTACTCCATTTGGAATTATTTTATAGTCAGCATTTGTTGCAAGATGAAAATATTTTTCATGTGACTTAATTGATGGATAAATGAAATGATGTATTTGGTCATAAAATTTTCTCATCATTTTGTCTGGATTAGTTAAATATTTAAAAATTCCTAAGTAATGTAGATAATAATTCCACATTGTATGGTTTGTGTGAACTATTGGAATATTGTGTTGTAGTGCTAATTTTTTCCCAATTTTTCCCATAGTGAATTCTGAATGTGTATGAATGATTTCAGGTTGATATTCTTGTATTATCTTTTTTATTCTTGTTTTGTTTGGGAATGCTATTTTGGCATCTACTGTATGATTTAATTTAATTGAGAAGCATCTGTAAATATTGTCTTCTTGTAAATCTGTTTTTTGAGATTGTGGACAGAAAATATAAACACTGTGACCTTTTCTTTCAAAACCTTCTTTAATTTGTTTTATAGATGTTGCTACTCCATTTTTATCTGGAAGATATGTATCTGTGAATATTGCAATTTTCATATTTTATCCTAATAATTGAAGTATAACATATTTATTACTTGGATTATAATATTATTTAAATGAAAGAAATTTATTTACTTTTAGGCAAAGAACAGGGATTAAAGGAAGCTTATTTAAATGATATTTTTAGTAAGTTAAATGCTGATGATATATGTATTACTAAGCTTTTTATGTCAGAATTATCATCAATAGAGCTTTCTGAACGGCTTTTAACCAATTCTTTTTTTTCTAAAGAGGAAGTCTTTATTATTTATGAGTCTGAAAATTTAAAAAATAAAAAGGATTTAGAGTTGATTTATAGTACAATCTTAAAATCTTTAAATAAGATTATTATTTTTGTTTCTAATGAAAATTCGATCAGTTTTGATCCTAAAGATTCTTTGAATCTAGTTAAGAAAACTTTTTATGAGCTATCTGATACTGATAAATTTTTATTTATAAAGAAAAGTTTTTTTAAACTTGGAATTAAAATTACAGATAAAGCCATACATTTAATGCTTTTTATGTTAGATGCAGATACTAAGATTTTGCAGTTTTATATAAATTCCTTTGCTCTTATGATTAAAAATAAAACCATTGATGAACATGATGTAAATTCTTGGCTTAGTTTTATGCGTCCTGAAAATTCTTTTTCCTTGTTTGAATCAATTTTGAAAAAGGATATGGAGTATGCTTTAGTTAAGATTAAATCCATCCTGGAGCAAGGAGAAGATTTGGTTAATATTGTGATGAGTCTTAGTTGGCAGTTTAAAAAATTTTTAAAGGTCAAAATAGATTGTGAGAGTTTGCATGACATTCCATCTGTCTTTAAAAAACATAAAATATTTATCTCATTAGAGAAAGTTTATAAGATAGGACTTAAAAATTACTCGATTTTTGATATCAAATTTATTTTGAAACTTTTACATAAGTTTGATTTATATGCAAGAATCTATGGTAAAAATATGCATTTGAATTTATCATATTTTATGAT harbors:
- a CDS encoding chromate transporter encodes the protein MILINLFITFFKIGILNFGGGNGIATIIHKEIIDNKGWITKEEFINIITISRITPGPVATNIATYVGTKVAGITGAIIATIALITAPILIITFITLTLHKINFLNYYLKSLRPVIIALWIMTIIILFESIFLKINYNGTEFLKSFALAGLNLIILLFYKNITPAILIISSGILYIFM
- a CDS encoding chromate transporter; protein product: MDKTKETAYELLTLFYLVLKITTITIGGGLLIISELKKIIVNKKKLISDKEFNEILATSNVVPGVTAINFAFLIGKKLKGFKGAIMLTIAGILPSIFVITMIALYVNLNSNNIYAQKFLEGAKISSTIIMSIIILEFSKKMLKQSIKKWITCLLITYTLYKFHIDISYILITVLCICSLTYTIQKIFFQKKV
- a CDS encoding mechanosensitive ion channel family protein, translated to MDKQSKTLSVFREIFVFQDYVNEIFEMVIVYGLKVLVALVVWCVSRFFVKRVGRLFFSAFEKSKLETKLDSTILNFFKSFFKVMMDMVLILMILPYLGVSTTSIFAIFGSLGLAVGLAAQGILSDFVSGFVVLNSSFFKIGDYISCDDVEGEVNDIHIFFTTLKTVDGKIIKIPNSKFTDTSVTNFSTNPERRIAFDFQVPYDTDIGSLKSRIENLVFSFNKEQYSIKKPSVVVKEYTPYYIVMQVRSFVKTEFFWDFQYFIAENIKNVLDDMGIKFPIHNVDFSKLR
- a CDS encoding glycosyltransferase gives rise to the protein MKIAIFTDTYLPDKNGVATSIKQIKEGFERKGHSVYIFCPQSQKTDLQEDNIYRCFSIKLNHTVDAKIAFPNKTRIKKIIQEYQPEIIHTHSEFTMGKIGKKLALQHNIPIVHTNHTMWNYYLHYLGIFKYLTNPDKMMRKFYDQIHHFIYPSIKSHEKYFHLATNADYKIIPNGVDRKIFIKNLSQEKKQEILTKHGISKNDKIIIFVGRINEEKNICLLIKHLKKLLIENKNCKLILIGKGKEETKVRRFRKQYKLEKQIILIGTIPWEEMYYYYKISDVFASLSRSEVYPMTTIEALTAGIPAVLINDIIYKDVIQQGKNGFLIDDYEDLYKYIKEIIENEEKLQTLKKNTEETSMMFSSSFFVEKIEQYYFEIIKNKKY
- the holA gene encoding DNA polymerase III subunit delta, which gives rise to MKEIYLLLGKEQGLKEAYLNDIFSKLNADDICITKLFMSELSSIELSERLLTNSFFSKEEVFIIYESENLKNKKDLELIYSTILKSLNKIIIFVSNENSISFDPKDSLNLVKKTFYELSDTDKFLFIKKSFFKLGIKITDKAIHLMLFMLDADTKILQFYINSFALMIKNKTIDEHDVNSWLSFMRPENSFSLFESILKKDMEYALVKIKSILEQGEDLVNIVMSLSWQFKKFLKVKIDCESLHDIPSVFKKHKIFISLEKVYKIGLKNYSIFDIKFILKLLHKFDLYARIYGKNMHLNLSYFMILVLLSHDDTILDNFSSKLKFTNIL